GTCCATGTCGAAAACAACCGCATGCGGGCGAAAGGGCAACATGGGCTTAACCGAACCGGAAGGGGCGTTCGCCCAGGCTCTCGAACGGGCGGATCAGATAACCGTCCGGATCGGCAACGATGAATTGCCGATTGCCGACCTCGACCGTGCCGCGCCTGTACCACTTCTCTTCCGGCGCCAGAACGAGGTCGATCGAAGACCGCTCCAGTCGCGTCAGAATGGGTTGCAGGGAAGGAACGGCGAGCTGCAGATTCATGCCGCGACCCAGCGGAAATTCTAGCCCGGCATTATCAGCCACGAAGGTCCGGGTCGCACCGATCTGGTCGATCATCACCTGTGCTTCATCGAGGGCAAGATAGGCGAAGCCCTCTTCGGGACGCTCATAAACCACATGAAAACCGATCAGGTCGCAATAAAAGGCGCGGCTTTTCAGCCAGTCGGTGACGGCAAGTTCCGGGACGAGGGCATTGCGTATGATGGTCATGGTCTCCTTGTGCCACGCAGGCCCGGCGGTGGGAGGAGGGCCTGCCGTGAGGGTGATCTTATCGTCTTCTCGGTGAGGTGCCAGAGGAAACCTCATCATGGCAGCCATGTGCAAGGTTATGGGCTGGGATTGCTGCGGCAGGCTTAACATTTCGCGTGACCGCAACTATCTCTGCCGTCATGCCGGACTGGATAAGGCATCCGGCCAGCCCAAATCCTTGGGCGGACAACACGCTTCTCGCCGCACAGACGCGCGTCGGCTGGATACCGGCTCAGGGCCGGTATGGCGGCATTTGGGACAGACCGCAGTGATCCAAGCTCCGAATTCCTTACGCCTTCGTGCCGCCAACGGTGATCTGGTCCATGCGCAGATGCGGTTGGCCAACGCCGACCGGCACCCACTGCCCGGCCTTGCCGCAATTGCCGATGCCCGTATCGAGTTTGGAATCATTGCCGATCATCGAGACGCGCTTCATCGCATCAGGTCCGTTGCCGATCAGCATGGCGCCCTTCACCGGCGCGCCGATCTTGCCGTTCTCGATGAGGTAAGCCTCGGTGCAGCCGAACACGAATTTGCCTGATGTAATATCCACCTGTCCGCCACCGAAGGAAACGGCATAGATGCCCTTTTTGACCGAGGCGATGATTTCTTCCGGCGTTTTGTCGCCTGATAACATGTAGGTATTGGTCATGCGCGGCATCGGCACATGCGAATAACCCTGCCGGCGGCCGTTGCCGGTGGCTTTTGCGCCCATCAGCCGGGCGTTCTGGCGGTCCTGCATATAGCCCACCAGCCGGCCATTCTCGATCAGCACATTATAAGCGGATGGCGTGCCTTCGTCGTCGATGGTGAGCGAACCGCGACGGCTGTCGATGGTGCCGTCATCCACGACGGTGACGCCGGGGGCGGCCACCATCTCGCCCATCAGGCCGGCAAAGGCCGAGGTCTTCTTGCGGTTGAAATCGCCTTCCAGACCGTGACCGACGGCCTCATGCAGCATCACGCCCGGCCAGCCGGAGCCCAGCACCACATCCATGGTGCCGGCCGGTGCATCGATGGCGGTGAGGTTGACGAGCGCCTGGCGCAGCGCTTCATCCGCGCCACGCTGCCAGCTTTCCGTTGTAATGAAGTCGCCGAAGCCAACGCGACCGCCAATGCCATAGGAGCCGCTTTCCTGCCGGTCGCCTTCGCCGGCAACGACGGAAATATTAATGCGGGTCATCGGGCGGATATCGCTGACGCGATGCCCATCGGCGCGCAGAATATCCACCACCTGCCAGCTTGCGGAAATCGTCGCCGTCACCTGCCGGACGTTTTCGTCCTTATCACGCAGATAGGCATCGATATCGGTGAGGAGCTTCACCTTTTCCTCAAAGCTCGGGCTGCCGATCGGGTTTTCGTCGCCATAGAGCTTCTTGTTGGTGCGCTGGGGTGCGGCGGCATAGGAGCCGGAATAACCGCGGGTGACGGCGCCCACCGCATCCGAAGCGCGCTTCAGCGCGCTTTCGGAAAGCTCGCCGGCATGGGCGTAACCCACCGTCTCGCCGGCAACGGCGCGCAGGCCAAAACCCTGATCGGTGTTGAAGGAGCCGCCCTTGAGCCGGCCATTGTCGAAGGTCAATGATTCGGCCTGGGCATGTTCGATGAACAGCTCGCCATCGTCAGCGCCGACGAGCGCCTCTCCGACGAGCTTGCGCAATTGCGTTTCATCGCAATCGAAGAGTTTTACAAGATCGTCGGTCATGGGAGGCTCCAGTCATTATCGTTCAATGACCGATTTAGGCACTGGAGCGGGCAGACGCAAGGCTGCCCGTTGACGACGAGACGTTACGGCAGTGCGTCGTAGCCTTCGGCAAAGCCGGTGAGCTCGATCGGAATGCCGACACGGTCCTGATCGACGGATTCACGCAGCGCAAAAACGGCGGCCTTGCCGGCGCGCAGAACCTTCAGCAGCTCGTCGTCAATATCCACTTCCACATAGCAGCCTTCGGAGAAGCAGCGGGTGAAATAGGCGCGGCCGATATTATTATTGTCGATATAGAGCTCCATGCCATCCTTCAGCAGAACGCCAAGCGGTGCGAGGATACGCAGGATGCGCGACTTGCGGTCGGCGGTCTTCAACACCACCACCGAAAGCCCCACTTCAGGGCGGTCGTCGGCAATGACGTTCTGCATCAGGGCGCATTGCTCTTCCGACGCGCCGGCCGGTTTGTCGCAGATGACAGACCATGCGCCATGCGTCGACTTCGGCGTGCCGGGCGGCTGCTGTTGCGCCAGCGCCGCAGCGGCGGGGGCGATGATGGCAAGACCGGCGGCGGCAAGAAAAGTGCGCGCGAGCGGGGAAAGACGCATGGATACCTCTGGGATTCGAATCAGTGCGGCTATTTTGACGCCATAATCCGGAAAAAAAAGCCTTGGAACCTCAATTCCAGCGGAGTTGGGCGGAAATAGGACCTTTCCGCTTTGTTCATGTGCGTAATTTCTCCGCCCGCCACCCCACCTCCGGCCTGGGCTGGCAGGCTGCAAAACCCTCTGAAAGAAGGGCCTGTGCCGCATTCTGACTGTTTGAAAGCGGTCGCGGCCTATCCATCGTGGCGTGGAGTGCGGGAAAGTCGACCGCCAATTGACCAATGGCAAAATTGGCTGACATCCGTGTCCCGACGCATATTGCGGCAGAGGACAAACTGTGGTTTGAAGTTAGTACCATTAGCATGGATTCTGCGTCTGTGATTGATCTAGATCAGACGCGTGAGGGAGAGGGTACCGTGAGGAATAGGATTTACGCAGCATTGGCGGGGATGACCTGTCTGCTCACGGCTGTCGGCGCCCACGCCGATCAGCCGGTGCATTGGCAAATGGGCATGCAGGAGGCCGCCACGCCGATCATGCACGAAATACGCTGGTTCGAACAATATACGCTTTGGTTCATTGTTCCGGTTACGCTTTTCGTTCTTGTGCTGCTCATCATCGTTGCCCTGAAGTTCCGCGCCGCGAAAAATCCGGTGGCTTCCAAGACCAGCCATAATACGGCGATCGAGGTTGTCTGGACGCTGGCGCCGGTGCTCATTCTCCTGTTCCTTGCTTTCCCTTCGTTCAATCTTCTGAACGCGCAGCTGACCCAGCCGGAAAACCCGGACCTGACGCTGAAGGCGACCGCCACGCAATGGCTGTGGAGCTATGAATATGCCGCGGCCGAGGGCGCAGAGCCGCTCTCCTTCGACAGCTATCTGCTGAAGGAGCAGGATCGCGCTGCTGCGGGCAAGGAGGACAAGGCCCGCTATCCGCGTCTTCTTGCGGTAGATAATGAAATGGTCGTTCCGGTCGGCAAGACCGTTCGCCTTCTGGTGACGGCGGCTCCGACCGACGTCATCCACGCCTTCGCCATGCCCGCTTTCGGTGTCAAGATCGATGCCGTTCCGGGTCGTCTCAACGAAACATGGTTCAAGCCGGAGAAGGAAGGCCTTTATTACGGCCAGTGTTCCGAGCTTTGCGGCAAGGACCACGCC
The Agrobacterium cucumeris DNA segment above includes these coding regions:
- a CDS encoding bleomycin resistance protein; its protein translation is MTIIRNALVPELAVTDWLKSRAFYCDLIGFHVVYERPEEGFAYLALDEAQVMIDQIGATRTFVADNAGLEFPLGRGMNLQLAVPSLQPILTRLERSSIDLVLAPEEKWYRRGTVEVGNRQFIVADPDGYLIRPFESLGERPFRFG
- the tldD gene encoding metalloprotease TldD: MTDDLVKLFDCDETQLRKLVGEALVGADDGELFIEHAQAESLTFDNGRLKGGSFNTDQGFGLRAVAGETVGYAHAGELSESALKRASDAVGAVTRGYSGSYAAAPQRTNKKLYGDENPIGSPSFEEKVKLLTDIDAYLRDKDENVRQVTATISASWQVVDILRADGHRVSDIRPMTRINISVVAGEGDRQESGSYGIGGRVGFGDFITTESWQRGADEALRQALVNLTAIDAPAGTMDVVLGSGWPGVMLHEAVGHGLEGDFNRKKTSAFAGLMGEMVAAPGVTVVDDGTIDSRRGSLTIDDEGTPSAYNVLIENGRLVGYMQDRQNARLMGAKATGNGRRQGYSHVPMPRMTNTYMLSGDKTPEEIIASVKKGIYAVSFGGGQVDITSGKFVFGCTEAYLIENGKIGAPVKGAMLIGNGPDAMKRVSMIGNDSKLDTGIGNCGKAGQWVPVGVGQPHLRMDQITVGGTKA
- a CDS encoding invasion associated locus B family protein, with amino-acid sequence MRLSPLARTFLAAAGLAIIAPAAAALAQQQPPGTPKSTHGAWSVICDKPAGASEEQCALMQNVIADDRPEVGLSVVVLKTADRKSRILRILAPLGVLLKDGMELYIDNNNIGRAYFTRCFSEGCYVEVDIDDELLKVLRAGKAAVFALRESVDQDRVGIPIELTGFAEGYDALP
- the coxB gene encoding cytochrome c oxidase subunit II; the encoded protein is MTCLLTAVGAHADQPVHWQMGMQEAATPIMHEIRWFEQYTLWFIVPVTLFVLVLLIIVALKFRAAKNPVASKTSHNTAIEVVWTLAPVLILLFLAFPSFNLLNAQLTQPENPDLTLKATATQWLWSYEYAAAEGAEPLSFDSYLLKEQDRAAAGKEDKARYPRLLAVDNEMVVPVGKTVRLLVTAAPTDVIHAFAMPAFGVKIDAVPGRLNETWFKPEKEGLYYGQCSELCGKDHAFMPIAIRVVSEQQYNAWHAAAASDLNGANRALMASVDGAPRTVDVAANETN